A single region of the Triticum dicoccoides isolate Atlit2015 ecotype Zavitan chromosome 2B, WEW_v2.0, whole genome shotgun sequence genome encodes:
- the LOC119366346 gene encoding eukaryotic initiation factor 4A-III homolog B-like has protein sequence MAAAAAAAAGSSRRGPMDDDKLSFETSAGVEVVGSFDAMGIREDLLRGIYGYGFEKPSAIQQRAVVPIIAGRDVIAQAQSGTGKTSMVSLSVCQLVDTNIHEVQALILSPTRELATQTERVMQAVGNYMSVSVHACVGGKSIGEDIRKLEAGVHVVSGTPGRVCDMIKRRTLRTRAIKLLVLDEADEMLTRGFKDQIYDVYRYLPPELQVVLISATLPHDILEITSKFMTDPVRILVKRDELTLEGIKQFFVAVEKEEWKFDTLCDLYDTLTITQAVIFCNTKRKVDWLTERMRTNNFTVSAMHGDMPQKERDAIMSEFRSGTTRVLITTDVWARGLDVQQVSLVINYDLPNNRELYIHRIGRSGRFGRKGVAINFVRKDDIRILRDIEQYYSTQIDEMPMNVADLI, from the exons atggcggcggcggcggcggcggcggcggggtcctccAGGCGCGGGCCGATGGACGACGACAAGCTCAGCTTCGAGACCTCGGCGGGGGTGGAGGTCGTGGGGAGCTTCGACGCGATGGGCATCCGCGAGGACCTGCTCCGCGGCATCTACGGCTACGGCTTCGAGAAGCCCTCCGCCATCCAGCAGCGCGCCGTCGTCCCCATCATCGCCGGCCGCGACGTCATCGCCCAGGCCCAGTCCGGCACCGGCAAGACCTCCATGGTCTCCCTCTCCGTCTGCCAGCTCGTCGACACCAACATCCACGA GGTGCAAGCATTGATACTGTCACCAACTAGGGAACTTGCCACGCAAACAGAGAGGGTGATGCAAGCTGTTGGGAACTACATGAGTGTGTCTGTGCATGCCTGTGTCGGTGGCAAAAGTATCGGTGAGGATATTAGGAAGCTTGAGGCTGGAGTGCATGTTGTTTCGGGAACCCCAGGCAGggtatgtgatatgatcaagagaaGGACCTTGCGCACAAGAGCCATCAAGCTGCTAGTCCTG GATGAAGCCGATGAGATGTTGACCAGAGGTTTTAAGGATCAGATCTATGATGTCTACAGATACCTCCCCCCAGAACTTCAG GTTGTCTTGATCTCTGCAACTCTGCCCCATGACATCTTGGAGATAACTAGCAAGTTCATGACTGATCCAGTCAGGATCCTTGTAAAGCGTGATGAGTTGACCCTAGAG GGCATCAAACAATTCTTTGTTGCTGTTGAGAAGGAGGAATGGAAGTTTGATACTCTGTGCGATCTTTATGATACACTGACCATCACTCAGGCTGTCATTTTCTGCAATACTAAGAGAAAG GTGGATTGGCTTACTGAAAGGATGCGCACCAACAACTTTACCGTATCAGCTATGCATGGTGACATGCCTCAGAAGGAAAGGGATGCAATCATGAGTGAGTTCAGGAGTGGCACGACCCGTGTTCTGATCACAACAGATGTTTGGGCTCGAGGGCTGGATGTTCAGCAG GTCTCTCTTGTCATTAATTATGATCTCCCGAATAACCGTGAGCTTTACATCCATCGCATCGGCCGCTCTGGGCGTTTTGGGCGCAAG GGTGTGGCGATCAACTTTGTGCGCAAGGATGACATCCGTATCCTGAGGGACATTGAGCAGTACTACAGCACGCAGATCGACGAGATGCCGATGAACGTCGCCGATCTGATCTGA
- the LOC119366344 gene encoding probable L-type lectin-domain containing receptor kinase S.5, whose product MVDLLPWHRRELKHVVSLSPLPEGLLRCILVSVIVLRPCTAKSFFDCGPSYIPYSREQDHGVCIFQLQNDELESSWDAGIIDGALHLTTDDVYQPPVYYPPDPTRRAGCAILREEVDLWRPARAAYPYGVHSQWAWRRSNYDGPKLEASFNATFTMSANTSRQGDGGLMFGILPSPLDGFHRATYASLASSTTTFPDGHRVAIEVSKAKYYYSQGTTGMYVSIELEPNATSMANYTVWIEYNAAAHNLSVYVVEGAKPKPGEAALHMPLNVTDVVSLSVFRGDLRGSGYFGLFASKSRFLPTCQAVVYSWNITMEKLPEPMPPEPNHGRELQREFFAILLTVVLPIAVITAIIFVAACYFLSRYRALRTRLKLSEVLRQLPGVPREFKHATIRKATHNFHEMMKLGRGGFGAVYKGTLRSGKRGEERLDVAVKKFTRKDDRGYEDFLAEVDIIHRLRHKNIAPLLGWSYENGELLLIYEYMPNGSVDKHLFHERQQHRGHQQPVLPWERRYDIVKDVAAGLHYVHHEYERTVLHRDIKASNIMLDSAFRGRLGDFGLARVVGFDKNSFTDVGVAGTWGFIAPEYPVSHKATRQTDVYAFGVLVLEVVTGRRSLGKADDEFPLLVDWAWWLHQEGRLLEAVDAELRASEAGFDADDAARLLLLGLSCSNPNPSDRPTLANVLQVVAKTAPVPDVPLVKPAFVWPPEGALLDDDVDDGFAGTSRDDYRYWEEEETMPSFMSSEITKRRARNVDQHKDAGEIESYV is encoded by the exons ATGGTCGACCTTCTTCCCTGGCACCGGCGGGAGCTGAAGCATGTAGTAAGTCTGTCGCCGTTGCCAGAAGGTCTGTTGCGATGCATCCTTGTATCGGTGATAGTCTTGCGCCCCTGTACCGCAAAATCGTTTTTCGATTGTGGGCCCTCCTACATCCCTTACTCCCGCGAGCAGGACCATGGCGTTTGCATCTTCCAGCTCCAGAACGATGAGCTGGAGAGCTCCTGGGACGCAGGCATCATAGACGGAGCCCTCCACCTCACCACCGACGACGTCTACCAGCCGCCGGTATATTACCCTCCTGACCCCACGAGGCGGGCGGGATGTGCCATCCTCCGGGAGGAAGTCGATCTATGGCGGCCGGCCCGTGCAGCATACCCATACGGCGTTCACTCGCAGTGGGCTTGGCGGCGGTCGAACTACGACGGGCCAAAGCTTGAGGCATCCTTCAACGCGACATTCACCATGAGCGCCAACACATCACGCCAAGGCGACGGCGGCCTTATGTTCGGGATACTGCCTTCCCCTCTGGATGGCTTCCACAGAGCCACCTACGCATCCTTGGCTAGCTCTACTACCACATTCCCCGACGGCCACCGCGTCGCCATCGAGGTCagtaaagcaaagtactactattctCAAGGTACTACCGGCATGTACGTTTCCATCGAGCTGGAGCCGAATGCGACGTCCATGGCGAACTACACCGTCTGGATCGAGTACAACGCCGCCGCTCACAACCTATCTGTGTATGTGGTCGAGGGTGCCAAGCCCAAACCTGGGGAAGCCGCGCTCCACATGCCGCTCAACGTCACCGACGTCGTCAGCCTGTCCGTGTTCAGGGGCGACCTTAGGGGTTCCGGTTACTTCGGTTTATTCGCCTCAAAGAGCAGGTTCTTGCCCACTTGTCAGGCGGTGGTCTATAGCTGGAACATCACCATGGAGAAGCTCCCGGAACCCATGCCCCCTGAACCGAACCATGGTCGTGAACTGCAAAGAGAATTCTTCGCCATACTGCTGACGGTGGTGCTTCCTATAGCCGTTATCACGGCCATCATTTTCGTGGCGGCCTGCTACTTCTTGTCGAGGTACAGGGCTCTCAGGACGAGGCTCAAGCTCTCAGAGGTGCTGAGACAGCTCCCCGGGGTGCCCAGGGAGTTCAAGCACGCCACCATCAGGAAGGCGACCCACAACTTCCATGAGATGATGAAGCTGGGGAGAGGCGGCTTCGGCGCCGTGTACAAGGGAACGCTCCGGTCAGGGAAGCGCGGCGAGGAGCGCCTTGACGTGGCCGTGAAGAAGTTCACACGGAAAGACGACCGTGGCTACGAGGACTTCCTCGCTGAGGTCGACATCATCCACCGGCTCCGCCACAAGAACATTGCCCCTCTTCTTG GTTGGTCTTACGAGAATGGAGAGCTGCTACTGATCTACGAGTACATGCCCAATGGCAGCGTAGACAAGCACCTGTTCCACGAAAGGCAGCAGCACCGTGGTCACCAACAGCCAGTTCTGCCCTGGGAGAGACGCTACGACATTGTGAAGGACGTCGCCGCCGGTTTGCACTACGTCCACCACGAGTACGAGCGCACGGTGCTCCACCGCGACATCAAGGCCAGCAACATCATGCTCGACTCCGCCTTCCGCGGCCGCCTCGGCGACTTCGGCCTCGcgcgagtcgtcggcttcgacaAGAACTCCTTCACCGACGTCGGCGTCGCGGGCACCTGGGGCTTCATCGCGCCGGAGTACCCCGTCAGCCACAAGGCCACCCGGCAGACCGACGTCTACGCGTTCGGGGTGCTGGTCCTCGAGGTCGTCACCGGCAGGAGGTCGCTCGGCAAAGCGGACGACGAGTTCCCGCTGCTCGTCGACTGGGCCTGGTGGCTCCATCAGGAGGGGAGGCTGCTCGAAGCGGTTGACGCCGAGCTCCGAGCTTCGGAGGCGGGGTTCGACGCCGACGATGCCGCCCGGCTGCTGCTCCTCGGTCTGTCATGCAGCAACCCGAACCCATCGGACCGGCCGACCCTGGCCAACGTGCTGCAGGTTGTCGCCAAGACGGCACCGGTGCCGGACGTGCCGCTGGTGAAGCCCGCGTTTGTGTGGCCGCCGGAGGGGGCGTTACTGGACGACGACGTGGATGATGGTTTTGCGGGGACGAGCCGTGATGATTATCGGTACTGGGAGGAGGAGGAGACCATGCCGAGCTTCATGTCGTCGGAGATCACCAAGCGCAGGGCTCGGAATGTTGATCAGCACAAGGACGCGGGGGAGATAGAGAGTTACGTGTAA